A window of the Pogona vitticeps strain Pit_001003342236 chromosome 4, PviZW2.1, whole genome shotgun sequence genome harbors these coding sequences:
- the NDC80 gene encoding kinetochore protein NDC80 homolog has translation MRRSSSTSRISCRQSIQPLRVHDTNKAGLHTPQTQERRTTFGKLSTGKHAVGTSEKRTSVFGKRSSGPGSLRNSQYGVFGSMEKIKEPRPLHDKAFIQQCIRQLCDFLTTYDYGPTVSVKSLQTPSVKDFVKIFSFIYELICPSYELPSTKFEEEIPRIFKELGYPFALSKSSMYTVGAPHTWPQIVAALVWLTDCVKLFFCLKENPQSFDEEQPIGETEDGIVHNKLFLDYTVKCYDHFMRGRDTFEEFDAEVHSKLKELFKVHENRVEALEEELKRLNKEIASREKERESEPDRLVTLRKLKSSLQADVKKYEAYMDNLESHLNSISQKSESITADHEAAAMEIEALKEENARLKLICENQKYSVSDIQRLNCEIEELQQTVNKLTKELEAEQRQLWNEELKYARGREAIEATLADYHRLARKLKLLPVNSKNSGGLDFEIKFNPDAGPNCLDKYRTQIRTPLLDLINKTEDEIASATKTKISLEDALEQVSRMEAEQISSVKMLREEAQKLEDLCQQKVKEAEEEEEKSIKELELLEKHKSLLYNGVNEGVSETMKELHEVRCQYQVVMQTTSEESWKVEKNLQHLLELIFAHLESVEKYLTEQNTNIDREFHEFMSEDPLASLREILDSYKKKANSLCAIED, from the exons ATGAGACGCAGCTCAAGCACAAGCCGCATCAGTTGCCGGCAGTCCATCCAACCTCTCAGGGTGCATGATACCAACAAGGCAGGACTCCATACACCTCAGAC GCAAGAGCGGAGGACAACCTTTGGAAAGCTAAGTACCGGGAAACATGCAGTGGGAACCTCAGAGAAGAGGACTAGTGTTTTTGGCAAAAG GTCCAGTGGCCCTGGAAGCCTTCGAAACAGCCAGTATGGTGTATTTGGAAGTATGGAAAAGATCAAGGAACCTAGGCCACTTCATGACAAAGCATTTATTCAGCAATGTATCCGTCAACTCTGTGAT TTTCTTACAACATATGACTATGGTCCTACTGTCTCTGTCAAGTCACTCCAGACACCATCTGTTAAAGATTTTGTGAAAATCTTCAGTTTTATATATGAACTTATTTGCCCTTCCTATGAACTTCCTAGTACAAAGTTTGAAGAAGAGATCCCAagaatttttaaagaacttgG GTATCCCTTTGCTTTGTCAAAAAGCTCTATGTATACAGTGGGAGCACCACATACATGGCCTCAAATTGTAGCAGCATTGGTCTGGCTGACAGATTGTGTCAAG TTGTTCTTTTGCTTGAAAGAAAACCCACAATCATTTGATGAAGAACAGCCTATAGGAGAAACTGAGGATGGAATAGTACACAACAAG CTCTTTTTAGACTACACTGTAAAATGTTATGACCATTTTATGAGGGGCAGAGACACATTTGAAGAATTCGATGCTGAAGTACATTCCAAGTTAA agGAACTTTTTAAAGTACATGAAAATCGTGTAGAGGCTCTAGAAGAAGAATTGAAAAGGTTGAATAAAGAGATTGCAAGtcgtgaaaaagagagagaaagtgagccG GACCGTCTAGTGACTCTAAGAAAACTGAAGTCATCTTTACAGGCAGATGTTAAAAAATATGAAGCTTACATGGACAATTTGGAATCTCATTTGAACAGTATCAGTCAAAAATCAGAGAGTATTACTGCGGATCATGAGGCTGCTG ccatggaaattgaagcactgaaagaggagaatgctCGGCTGAAGCTCATCTGTGAAAATCAGAAATATTCCGTTTCAGATATTCAGAGACTAAATTGTGAAATAGAGGAGCTCCAGCAGACAGTCAACAAATTAACTAAGGAACTGGAGGCAGAACAACGGCAGTTGTGGAATGAAGAATTAAAATATGCTAGAGGAAGAGAGGCA ATTGAAGCCACATTGGCAGATTATCACAGATTGGCTCGGAAGCTGAAACTTCTTCCTGTAAATTCAAAGAATTCTGGAGGCCTTGATTTTGAAATTAAGTTTAATCCTGATGCAGGACCAAACTGTCTGGACAAATACAGAACTCAGATTCGT ACTCCCCTTCTGGACCTCATCAACAAGACAGAAGACGAAATTGCCAGTGCTACAAAGACAAAAATTAGTTTAGAGGATGCCTTAGAACAG GTGAGCAGGATGGAAGCAGAACAGATCAGCAGTGTGAAAATGCTAAGAGAAGAAGCCCAAAAGCTTGAAGATCTTTGTCAACAGAAAGTGAAG gaagctgaagaagaagaagaaaagagtatCAAAGAGCTTGAATTGTTGGAGAAACATAAAAGCTTGCTTTATAATGGAGTCAATGAAGGTGTCAGTGAGACTATGAAAGAGCTACATGAAGTTCGGTGCCA ATACCAGGTGGTTATGCAAACAACATCAGAAGAGAGCTGGAAAGTGGAGAAAAATCTGCAACATCTTCTGGAATTGATATTCGCTCATCTTGAGTCAGTGGAG AAGTACCTGACTGAACAGAATACAAACATTGATCGAGAATTTCATGAATTTATGTCAGAAGATCCATTGGCTAGTTTAAGAGAAATCCTGGACAGCTACAAAAAGAAGGCCAATAGTTTGTGTGCCATAGAGGACTGA